A stretch of Lysinibacillus agricola DNA encodes these proteins:
- a CDS encoding DUF3048 domain-containing protein, with the protein MLVFKSKKLFIAMAFSTLLIGGCSKDSSEVKEDDTKKVDEESAIGESVQEGSEVAPLTGEAVKEEITQRPIMVTINNHPEARPQSGLAAADIIYEMLAEGNVTRFLAVYQSELPENIGPVRSARSYFVDLAKGFDAFYVAHGYSPEAKSMLSNNVVDNINGMDYDGTLFKRSKDRVAPHNSYITPENILNGAEKVDASMIYREKVSQAFYEPDERGKIGIETSQVDIYYGNSEYFHNSYVYDHQSNRYGRQSAGVDTKDMLTGDTLSLANVLFFEMKHQTVDKEGRQEIDLTSGGNAYVFQNGYMREVKWANIDGIPMAVEESGELVKLVPGKSWVHFIPTSPGLQAMVKTQP; encoded by the coding sequence GAGGATGTTCAAAAGATTCATCGGAAGTGAAGGAAGACGATACGAAAAAAGTTGACGAAGAATCTGCTATTGGAGAGTCTGTTCAAGAAGGGTCGGAAGTTGCTCCGTTAACAGGCGAGGCTGTTAAGGAAGAAATCACACAACGCCCGATTATGGTCACAATTAATAATCATCCTGAAGCACGTCCACAATCAGGATTGGCTGCGGCAGATATCATTTATGAAATGTTGGCAGAAGGCAATGTAACTCGTTTTTTAGCAGTCTATCAAAGTGAACTGCCAGAAAATATAGGGCCTGTTCGTAGTGCTCGATCTTATTTTGTTGATCTTGCGAAAGGCTTCGATGCATTTTACGTAGCACATGGCTATAGCCCAGAAGCAAAATCAATGCTTAGTAATAATGTAGTCGACAATATAAATGGTATGGATTATGATGGTACACTTTTTAAACGTTCAAAAGATCGTGTTGCTCCACACAACTCGTATATTACGCCTGAAAATATCTTAAATGGAGCTGAAAAAGTGGACGCTTCAATGATTTACCGTGAAAAAGTAAGTCAGGCTTTTTATGAACCCGATGAACGTGGTAAAATAGGCATTGAAACAAGTCAAGTTGACATTTACTACGGAAATAGTGAGTATTTCCATAATTCGTATGTGTATGATCATCAAAGTAATCGTTATGGACGACAATCGGCTGGCGTTGACACAAAGGATATGTTAACAGGCGACACATTATCATTGGCAAATGTTCTATTTTTTGAAATGAAACATCAAACTGTTGATAAAGAGGGACGCCAAGAAATTGATTTAACTTCTGGTGGAAATGCGTATGTATTTCAAAATGGCTATATGAGAGAAGTCAAATGGGCTAATATTGATGGAATACCAATGGCTGTAGAAGAGTCTGGGGAACTTGTAAAGCTAGTACCAGGGAAGTCTTGGGTTCATTTCATACCAACTTCACCAGGGTTACAAGCAATGGTGAAAACGCAGCCTTAA
- a CDS encoding YerC/YecD family TrpR-related protein, with product MQIEKIRGHQTDQLFKAVLELKDIEECYKFFDDLCTISEIQSLAQRFEVAHLLRLKKTYESIKKETGASTATISRVRRCFDYGNDTYDEMLGRLYPDEKPFQAPKE from the coding sequence ATGCAAATCGAAAAAATTCGAGGGCATCAAACAGATCAATTATTTAAAGCAGTGTTAGAGCTGAAAGACATCGAAGAATGCTATAAGTTTTTTGATGATTTATGTACGATTAGTGAAATTCAATCGCTGGCACAACGCTTTGAGGTTGCGCATTTACTACGTTTAAAGAAAACCTACGAATCCATTAAAAAGGAAACAGGTGCAAGTACTGCAACTATTTCACGTGTACGTCGTTGCTTTGATTACGGGAATGATACATATGATGAAATGCTAGGTCGTTTGTATCCAGATGAAAAGCCGTTTCAAGCACCAAAAGAATAG